The genomic segment CAAAGATTAGCGGTCTTTCCCCAGAAACTTCAACTTTAACTATATCTTTATCACGAACCTTAAATAACTTTGCATCTTCTAATGTTAAATGTATATGACGTTTTGCAACTATTAACCCCTCTTTAATTGTTAAAGAAGCTTTTTCTGTAGATATGGTTACACCTGCACTACCCTGTAATTTTCCTGATTCACGAATTGGTGCTTTTACTCCTAAAATAACAGCATCACTCTTAGATATTTCAGCCTGTGTGTGTGTTCTTTCTGGTCCAAGTACAACTACATTTTTAATTGTTCCTTTAGGCCCAGTTAGGCTAACTCTTTCGTTGCAGCTATATTGACCTGGTTGTGATAATTTCTTTACCTCTGTTAATTTATAACCCTTACCAAATAATGTATCAATACTTTCTCTTGAAAGATGAACATGTTTTCCTGAAGCTTCCACTGTAATTTTAAATTTTTCATTTACTCTTTTTATGACTTCTTCTATAATGTATTCAATGTCTATACCGGTCACTGATGTGCCCCCTCTATTTATATTTTCCTGACAAAAACTTAAACATCATTATATATAAACAGCTGCTTAATCTATTTAAATATCTTATAATATCGTTTCTTGTTATCTCTGCGTCAATGTCTTTAAATGCCTTGAAACCACATATTTCAACTTCTCTTATATTACTTCTTATGGAATTAAGTCCAACAACTATTTCACCCATTTTATAATTAGGCATAAAATGATCCATATTAAAATATTTTTTAGGATTATGTGACATTTCCCTCAGGTCATTCTCACCAATTCCTAAAATAGAGAATTCCGGAAGATTTTCTTCTAATACTTCCGCCCTTAATATGTTACGTACAAAAGATAGAATCTCCTCTAAGTCTTTTGCTACTCCTTCATTTTGAAGTTTTGAAGCTATTACTTGAACTTCCAAAATTTTAGATTGAAGACTATCAAGTCTTCCTCTAAACTCTATTTTCCTATGATCTTTAGGTACTAATTTATTTCCATATAACTGTGTCATATGCTCTGGTTTTTCCTCTACATAACCACCCTTGAGGCAAATATATTTCGGGAAAATTTTTCCTTCATCTTCCTTTTCAGTTTTGGAATTACCTTGTTTCTTAGCACTCAATGTATCAACAATTATTAGTTTAATGTTTTTATCTTGTAGATACTGTTTTGCAGAGGGGGTAATAATAACACCCTTTACTACTTCGTATTCTTTAATATCTGTATTTTTAAGTTGTTTTCTTAGTTCACTTTCAGTTAACAAACTCATATAACTCACATCCCCTTGAGAAGATTGTATATAAGCATACTACCCCACAACCTTTTGAATTGTGGGGATAGTATGTTTTTAAATATTATTCTTCTATTACTTCTTTTACTTTTGGAAGTATTGCATCTACTTCAGCATGTGGTCTTGGAATTACATGAACAGAAACTAATTCTCCTACTCGTTCTGCAGCAGCAGCTCCAGCATCTGTAGCTGCTTTAACAGCTCCAACATCTCCTCTAACCATTACAGTTACGAGTCCTGCACCAATTTGCTCTTTTCCTACCAATGTAACATTTGCAGCTTTAACCATAGCATCTGCAGCTTCTATTGCACCTACGAGTCCTCTTGTTTCAACCATTCCTAATGCGTTTGTACTTGCCATTTTATATTCCTCCTAAAATTTTTTTTATCTATATTAATTTTATATAACTAGCTTTTCAATTTTTCCATGATTTTTTCTACTATTAGATTTATAGAGTCTTCATTTAAATCTTCTTTGCTAATATTAGAATTAACAGTGTTACTTCTATCTACTATATCCTCTATTTCACGGGTTCCATAAACCAATCTTCTTATATTCAATAAGTTCATAGGTCCAACATTATCAGAAGTTGCACTTCCGCCAACTGCTCCACAGCCTAAAGTTAAAGCTGGTACTAAGCTTGTAGTAGCTCCTATTCCACCTAGTGAACCTGGAGTATTAACTAATAATCTTGATACAGGTTTTTTAAGTGCAAATTCTCTAATTACAGCCTCATTATTTGAGTGTATTATAAGAGTATGCCCTGCTCCCTCATTGTTTAATATATCAATACATTTTTCACAAGCCTTTTCCCAAGTTTCTTCACAGAAGAAACCTAAAATTGGAGCTAACTTTTCTCTTGAGTATGGATACTTATGTCCTACATTTGTTTCTTCAGATATAAGTACTCTAGCTCCAGTAGGAACATTTAAGTTAGCCATTTTAGCTATAGCTTCAACACTTTTTCCTACTATTTGAGGATTCATTGAACCATTACTTCTAAGTATAAATCCTGCTAATCTATCAGCTTCTTCTCTATTTAAGAAATAAGCGCCCTGTGCTTTTAATTCAGAAACTACTTTGTCCTTAGAGCAAGCTTCAACTACTATAGATTGTTCTGAAGCACAGATAGTTCCATTATCAAAAGTCTTACTATCTAATATTCTCTTTACTGCTAAAGGAATATCTGCAGATTTTTCTATGAAAGCTGGTCCATTTCCTGGTCCTACTCCTATAGCTGGATTACCTGAGCTATAGGCTGCTTTAACCATAGGTGTACCACCAGTTGCGAGTATTAATGAAATATCACTATGTTTCATTAACTGATCTGTACCTTGCATAGTAGGTATAGACATGCATCCAATAGTTCCTTCTGGTGCTCCTGCAGCCACAGCTGCTTCAGATATTATTCTTACAGTTTCCAATATACATTTTTTACCCATTGGATGTGGTGAGAAAACTATTGAATTTCCTGCTTTTATAGATATCATAGCTTTATATATAGCTGTAGATGTAGGGTTAGTTGATGGAATAAGTCCTGCAACAACCCCTACTGGAACTGCCACCTCAACTAATTTTTTATCTTTATCTTCATTTATTATTCCTACAGTTTTTAAATCCTTTATATATTCATAAACTCCCTTACTAGCAAAAGTATTTTTCACAATCTTATCTTGCCATTTTCCAAAACCAGTTTCCTCTTCTGCCATTTTAGCTAATTTTTCAGCATTATTATAAGCTGAATCACTAATGGCTTTAACTATTCTGTCGATTTCGCTTTGGCTCATTTCGCCTAATTTCTTTTGTGCAATCTTTGCTTTAGCTATTAGGTCCCTAACTTCTTGAATTGACATTAAATCCTTATCCACTATTTACTCCTCCTTTGATAGAATAATACGATCTCTTCTACAAGCCTATCTTTTTTAGCAAACTTTATCTGTTTCTTAGTCATATTATCTAAGTCAAGACTTCTCGCTAATGTTCTGAGTTCATTTACTTTTTCACTCTCTAACTGCTCTTTTAGGCTTGTACTATTACTTAGAGTGTTATCTCCAAATTCTATCGCTTTAATCTCTTGTGTTTTTTTGTCTTGATTTACATTCTTGATTTTTTTACTTTCAACAACTAAAACCTCTTCACTACATTCCTTATGGTCACAATCCTTAGTGCTTGTATTTTCCACAATAGTGTTCCATACTGATAAGTCTGGTCCAGGAATTACATGAGCTACTACTAAAATATTTAACTTTGTCACAGCAATTTCAGCCGCTTCAACAGCTGCTTTAACTGAAGAAACATCACCCTTTATCTTTACTGTAACCAAACCACCATCAACTATTTCACAACCTATAAGATTTACATTAGATGTCTTAAGTGCCACATCTGCAGCTTCTATGGCACCAAGGTACCCATGTACCTCAATTAACCCTAATGCTCCCTTATACATTTAATTGCCTCACTTTAAAAATTTGTAGGATTTTCAGCTACAAATTGGACTGCTGCTGCAAAAGCATCACAAGCTGCTTGACAAGCTGATTGGCTACCTGTAAGCAATGCTCCACCAAAGTTAGTTTCTGATGGTGGTCCGTAAAAAGTTACTAATTTAACATCTGCTGCTTTTAAAGCAGCATCTAATGCATATACAGCTTCAAGTGGAGGAGCTATTAAATAAGCTATAGGCTCTCCCTCTTTAATGTTCGCAGTTTTCGATAAAAAGCTGCCTGTTCTTGATACACAGTGAGCATAATATGGAACTGTATTATCATCATTAGCACTTGTAAAACTTGCTCCATTTTCTATGAAATCTAGAGCAGAATTAAGTCCACTTCTAACCTCTGCTGGACTTGGTCCAGCCATTATTCCTATAACTTCACCTGCTAGTTTTGTACTTGCATTTGCAGAACCTGCATACATTGATTTTGCATATA from the Clostridium sp. CM027 genome contains:
- the eutD gene encoding ethanolamine utilization phosphate acetyltransferase EutD; translated protein: MTGIDIEYIIEEVIKRVNEKFKITVEASGKHVHLSRESIDTLFGKGYKLTEVKKLSQPGQYSCNERVSLTGPKGTIKNVVVLGPERTHTQAEISKSDAVILGVKAPIRESGKLQGSAGVTISTEKASLTIKEGLIVAKRHIHLTLEDAKLFKVRDKDIVKVEVSGERPLIFDDVVIRVKKEFRTFMHIDYDEANACGYNKGTTAKIIK
- a CDS encoding cobalamin adenosyltransferase, whose translation is MSLLTESELRKQLKNTDIKEYEVVKGVIITPSAKQYLQDKNIKLIIVDTLSAKKQGNSKTEKEDEGKIFPKYICLKGGYVEEKPEHMTQLYGNKLVPKDHRKIEFRGRLDSLQSKILEVQVIASKLQNEGVAKDLEEILSFVRNILRAEVLEENLPEFSILGIGENDLREMSHNPKKYFNMDHFMPNYKMGEIVVGLNSIRSNIREVEICGFKAFKDIDAEITRNDIIRYLNRLSSCLYIMMFKFLSGKYK
- the eutM gene encoding ethanolamine utilization microcompartment protein EutM — protein: MASTNALGMVETRGLVGAIEAADAMVKAANVTLVGKEQIGAGLVTVMVRGDVGAVKAATDAGAAAAERVGELVSVHVIPRPHAEVDAILPKVKEVIEE
- a CDS encoding acetaldehyde dehydrogenase (acetylating) is translated as MSIQEVRDLIAKAKIAQKKLGEMSQSEIDRIVKAISDSAYNNAEKLAKMAEEETGFGKWQDKIVKNTFASKGVYEYIKDLKTVGIINEDKDKKLVEVAVPVGVVAGLIPSTNPTSTAIYKAMISIKAGNSIVFSPHPMGKKCILETVRIISEAAVAAGAPEGTIGCMSIPTMQGTDQLMKHSDISLILATGGTPMVKAAYSSGNPAIGVGPGNGPAFIEKSADIPLAVKRILDSKTFDNGTICASEQSIVVEACSKDKVVSELKAQGAYFLNREEADRLAGFILRSNGSMNPQIVGKSVEAIAKMANLNVPTGARVLISEETNVGHKYPYSREKLAPILGFFCEETWEKACEKCIDILNNEGAGHTLIIHSNNEAVIREFALKKPVSRLLVNTPGSLGGIGATTSLVPALTLGCGAVGGSATSDNVGPMNLLNIRRLVYGTREIEDIVDRSNTVNSNISKEDLNEDSINLIVEKIMEKLKS
- a CDS encoding BMC domain-containing protein is translated as MYKGALGLIEVHGYLGAIEAADVALKTSNVNLIGCEIVDGGLVTVKIKGDVSSVKAAVEAAEIAVTKLNILVVAHVIPGPDLSVWNTIVENTSTKDCDHKECSEEVLVVESKKIKNVNQDKKTQEIKAIEFGDNTLSNSTSLKEQLESEKVNELRTLARSLDLDNMTKKQIKFAKKDRLVEEIVLFYQRRSK
- the eutL gene encoding ethanolamine utilization microcompartment protein EutL — translated: MKNEAIRATVLGVKIISNVSQDLVEAFNLAPHHKSLGIITADIDDVTYTALDEATKSAEVEIVYAKSMYAGSANASTKLAGEVIGIMAGPSPAEVRSGLNSALDFIENGASFTSANDDNTVPYYAHCVSRTGSFLSKTANIKEGEPIAYLIAPPLEAVYALDAALKAADVKLVTFYGPPSETNFGGALLTGSQSACQAACDAFAAAVQFVAENPTNF